From a region of the Chroicocephalus ridibundus chromosome 8, bChrRid1.1, whole genome shotgun sequence genome:
- the LOC134519544 gene encoding BEN domain-containing protein 5 isoform X4 — MYAFVRFLEDNVCYALPVSCVQDFSPTSQLDFDNQKVYTVYRNPEEAEEDDESPGEWGDRLLLHKAQILALAEDKTDLENSVMQKKIKIPKLSLNHVEEAGEVTDYGEEDVELRHSKRQDGRKQSEGTHKSIEAVVARLEKQNGMSLSNTSSPEEAFMETTESMNNMDDAVVPRILYEELLRSYQQQQEEMRHIQQELERTRRQLVQQAKKLKEYGALVSEMKELRDLNRRLQDVLLLRLGSGPAIELEKVKPETIEPEPEVQKTFSEEANTSTYYPAPVPVMDKYILENGKVHLGSGIWVDEEKWHQLQVTQGDSKYTKNLAVMIWGTDVLKNRSVTGVATKKKKDAVPKPPLSPHKLSIVRECLYDRIAQETVDETEIAQRLSKVNKYICEKIMDINKSCKNEERRESAKYNLQ, encoded by the exons atGTACGCCTTTGTGCGGTTCTTGGAGGACAACGTCTGCTACGCCCTGCCCGTCTCCTGCGTCCAGGACTTCAGCCCCACGTCCCAGCTCGACTTCGACAACCAGAAGGTCTACACCGTCTACCGCAACCccgaggaggcggaggaggacgACGAGAGCCCCGGCGAGTGGGGCGACCGCCTGCTGCTCCACAAGGCCCAGATTCTGGCGTTGGCAG AGGACAAAACTGACCTTGAGAACAGTGtgatgcagaagaaaattaaaatccccAAACTCTCTCTCAATCACGTAGAAGAAGCTGGGGAGGTTACAGATTATGGGGAAGAAGATGTGGAGCTTAGACACAGTAAG AGACAAGATGGGAGGAAACAAAGTGAAGGTACACACAAAAGCATTGAAGCAGTTGTTGCTCGGCTTGAAAAACAGAATGGGATGAGTCTCAGTAATACTTCCAGCCCTGAGGAGGCTTTTATGGAGACTACGGAAAGCATGAACAACATGGACGATGCTGTAGTTCCTCGGATTCTGTATGAAGAATTGCTGAGGAGTTACCAACAGCAACAAGAAGAAATGAGACACATTCAACAGGAGCTTGAGAGAACGCGGAGACAGCTTGTGCAACAGGCAAAGAAGCTAAAGGAGTATGGGGCACTCGTGTCAGAAATGAAAGAGCTCAGAGACTTGAACAGGAGACTCCAGGATGTACTGCTTCTAAGACTAGGTAGTG GACCTGCCATTGAGCTtgaaaaagtaaaaccagaaacaatTGAGCCTGAACCTGAGGTACAGAAGACCTTCAGTGAGGAAGCAAATACATCAACGTACTATCCTGCCCCCGTTCCAGTAATGGACAAGTATATTCTCGAGAATGGaaag GTCCATCTTGGCAGTGGAATTTGGGTAGATGAGGAGAAATGGCACCAGCTGCAAGTAACACAAGGAGATTCAAAGTATACAAAAAATCTAGCGGTTATGATTTGGGGAACAGATGTTCTCAAGAACAGAAGTGTCACAGGAGttgcaaccaaaaaaaagaaagatgccgTTCCCAAGCCACCTCTCTCACCTCACAAATTAAGCATTGTCAGAG aatgtTTGTATGATAGAATAGCACAAGAAACTGTGGATGAAACTGAAATTGCACAGAGACTCTCCAAAGTCAACAAGTACATCTGTGAAAAAATCATGGATATCAATAAATCatgtaaaaatgaagaaaggagggaaagtgCAAAGTACAATTTGCAATAA
- the LOC134519544 gene encoding BEN domain-containing protein 5 isoform X5, which yields MYAFVRFLEDNVCYALPVSCVQDFSPTSQLDFDNQKVYTVYRNPEEAEEDDESPGEWGDRLLLHKAQILALAEDKTDLENSVMQKKIKIPKLSLNHVEEAGEVTDYGEEDVELRHSKRQDGRKQSEGTHKSIEAVVARLEKQNGMSLSNTSSPEEAFMETTESMNNMDDAVVPRILYEELLRSYQQQQEEMRHIQQELERTRRQLVQQAKKLKEYGALVSEMKELRDLNRRLQDVLLLRLGPAIELEKVKPETIEPEPEVQKTFSEEANTSTYYPAPVPVMDKYILENGKVHLGSGIWVDEEKWHQLQVTQGDSKYTKNLAVMIWGTDVLKNRSVTGVATKKKKDAVPKPPLSPHKLSIVRECLYDRIAQETVDETEIAQRLSKVNKYICEKIMDINKSCKNEERRESAKYNLQ from the exons atGTACGCCTTTGTGCGGTTCTTGGAGGACAACGTCTGCTACGCCCTGCCCGTCTCCTGCGTCCAGGACTTCAGCCCCACGTCCCAGCTCGACTTCGACAACCAGAAGGTCTACACCGTCTACCGCAACCccgaggaggcggaggaggacgACGAGAGCCCCGGCGAGTGGGGCGACCGCCTGCTGCTCCACAAGGCCCAGATTCTGGCGTTGGCAG AGGACAAAACTGACCTTGAGAACAGTGtgatgcagaagaaaattaaaatccccAAACTCTCTCTCAATCACGTAGAAGAAGCTGGGGAGGTTACAGATTATGGGGAAGAAGATGTGGAGCTTAGACACAGTAAG AGACAAGATGGGAGGAAACAAAGTGAAGGTACACACAAAAGCATTGAAGCAGTTGTTGCTCGGCTTGAAAAACAGAATGGGATGAGTCTCAGTAATACTTCCAGCCCTGAGGAGGCTTTTATGGAGACTACGGAAAGCATGAACAACATGGACGATGCTGTAGTTCCTCGGATTCTGTATGAAGAATTGCTGAGGAGTTACCAACAGCAACAAGAAGAAATGAGACACATTCAACAGGAGCTTGAGAGAACGCGGAGACAGCTTGTGCAACAGGCAAAGAAGCTAAAGGAGTATGGGGCACTCGTGTCAGAAATGAAAGAGCTCAGAGACTTGAACAGGAGACTCCAGGATGTACTGCTTCTAAGACTAG GACCTGCCATTGAGCTtgaaaaagtaaaaccagaaacaatTGAGCCTGAACCTGAGGTACAGAAGACCTTCAGTGAGGAAGCAAATACATCAACGTACTATCCTGCCCCCGTTCCAGTAATGGACAAGTATATTCTCGAGAATGGaaag GTCCATCTTGGCAGTGGAATTTGGGTAGATGAGGAGAAATGGCACCAGCTGCAAGTAACACAAGGAGATTCAAAGTATACAAAAAATCTAGCGGTTATGATTTGGGGAACAGATGTTCTCAAGAACAGAAGTGTCACAGGAGttgcaaccaaaaaaaagaaagatgccgTTCCCAAGCCACCTCTCTCACCTCACAAATTAAGCATTGTCAGAG aatgtTTGTATGATAGAATAGCACAAGAAACTGTGGATGAAACTGAAATTGCACAGAGACTCTCCAAAGTCAACAAGTACATCTGTGAAAAAATCATGGATATCAATAAATCatgtaaaaatgaagaaaggagggaaagtgCAAAGTACAATTTGCAATAA